One genomic window of Microbacterium testaceum StLB037 includes the following:
- a CDS encoding alkaline phosphatase family protein gives MSVPRKLLLVGIDGLRIDDALRAPAMAPRLAAFASAGALLPMTMEVPTISGPGWSSILTGTRLAEHGVVDNLFEGHRLRAHQDLLSRAADTRPGCTTFAAVDWPPLVDPDGPGPILTPRPDHAGAHVVGAHVVVARDGETRGYEPMDAEIAAAAREHLREAGPDVSFVYLGEVDEAGHRYGGIAPEYTAAIVRVDALLGGILDVVDERAQTHGEDWLVAVTTDHGHVDAGGHGGGSAVERRSFLALGRFGGDDPLPSGPVAPHEVRDLLLADLGRA, from the coding sequence ATGAGCGTGCCGCGCAAGCTGCTCCTCGTCGGCATCGACGGCCTCCGCATCGACGACGCCCTCCGCGCTCCCGCCATGGCCCCGCGTCTGGCTGCCTTCGCCTCCGCCGGCGCGTTGCTGCCGATGACCATGGAGGTTCCGACCATCTCGGGCCCAGGCTGGTCGTCGATCCTCACCGGCACGCGGCTCGCCGAACACGGCGTGGTCGACAACCTCTTCGAGGGACACCGTCTGCGCGCGCACCAGGACCTCCTGTCACGCGCCGCCGACACGCGACCGGGCTGCACGACCTTCGCGGCCGTCGACTGGCCGCCTCTCGTCGACCCCGACGGCCCCGGCCCGATCCTCACCCCGCGTCCCGACCACGCCGGCGCCCACGTCGTCGGCGCCCACGTCGTGGTCGCGCGCGACGGCGAGACCCGCGGCTATGAGCCGATGGATGCCGAGATCGCGGCCGCCGCGCGCGAGCACCTGCGCGAAGCCGGTCCCGACGTCTCCTTCGTCTACCTCGGCGAGGTCGACGAGGCCGGACACCGGTACGGCGGGATCGCGCCGGAGTACACGGCCGCGATCGTTCGCGTGGACGCGTTGCTCGGCGGCATCCTCGACGTCGTCGACGAGCGCGCCCAGACGCACGGCGAGGACTGGCTCGTCGCCGTCACCACCGACCACGGGCACGTCGACGCGGGCGGCCACGGCGGCGGCTCCGCCGTCGAGCGCCGCTCGTTCCTCGCGCTCGGTCGGTTCGGCGGCGACGACCCGCTGCCCTCGGGGCCCGTGGCCCCTCACGAGGTCCGTGATCTGCTGCTCGCCGACCTCGGGCGCGCTTGA
- a CDS encoding phosphonatase-like hydrolase has translation MTVSLLSLDMAGTTIDEGGLVYELLARCVADELGSRVPEDVLAPWTGTDKTEAIRGLLTALGGDPARTDAVYAVFAAQLDEAYAAATPTVFPGVREAIASLRAAGVKVALQTGYTLSVAEGLLAKVGWEVGVDIDALATSELVSASRPAPYLVFRTMELTGIRSVDEVLVAGDTPNDLAAGIAAGARFVVGVHTGAGTPADLGRARHTHLLDSVADIPALLSAAGELPSR, from the coding sequence ATGACCGTCTCGCTGCTGTCCCTCGACATGGCTGGAACCACGATCGACGAGGGGGGTCTCGTGTACGAGCTGCTCGCGCGGTGCGTGGCCGACGAACTCGGCTCCCGCGTTCCCGAAGACGTGCTGGCCCCCTGGACCGGAACCGACAAGACCGAAGCGATCCGGGGTCTGCTGACCGCGCTCGGGGGCGATCCCGCCCGCACGGACGCGGTCTACGCCGTGTTCGCCGCCCAGCTCGACGAGGCCTACGCGGCCGCCACCCCGACCGTGTTCCCCGGGGTGCGCGAGGCGATCGCCTCGCTGCGCGCGGCCGGGGTGAAGGTCGCGCTGCAGACCGGCTACACCCTCTCGGTGGCCGAGGGGCTGCTCGCCAAGGTCGGGTGGGAGGTCGGCGTCGACATCGACGCCCTGGCGACCTCGGAGCTCGTCTCCGCCTCGCGCCCCGCGCCGTATCTCGTCTTCCGCACCATGGAGCTCACCGGCATCCGGTCGGTCGACGAGGTGCTGGTCGCCGGCGACACCCCCAACGACCTGGCCGCGGGCATCGCCGCCGGGGCACGCTTCGTGGTGGGCGTGCACACGGGAGCCGGCACGCCCGCCGACCTCGGCCGCGCGCGCCACACGCACCTGCTCGACAGCGTCGCCGACATCCCCGCGCTGCTGTCCGCCGCGGGCGAGCTGCCGTCGCGATGA
- a CDS encoding GntR family transcriptional regulator, which produces MLLHETIRSSLRDRIRSGTLAVGTPLPSTAELCVEFGASRGPVRQALSALSAEGLIATGQGRVPTVARAPLAQAIDDFFSFSAWVTSLGRTPGQRTLEIAVRRPSEAVAAALGLDAHERAVELVRVRSIDDEPVMIERTAFVEPVGRLLFDLDPDGGSIFAGLLARGVALDQGEHTIDAIAADDRDADELGVDAGSPLLRVRRVTRSDEGEVLEVSDDRYRPDRAALILHNSRTRGPSGPHASRRMTPEGAR; this is translated from the coding sequence ATGCTCCTGCACGAGACCATCCGCTCGTCCCTGCGCGATCGGATCCGCAGCGGGACGCTCGCCGTCGGTACCCCGCTGCCCTCCACCGCCGAACTCTGCGTCGAGTTCGGGGCGTCGCGCGGACCCGTGCGCCAGGCCCTCTCCGCCCTCTCCGCGGAGGGCCTGATCGCGACCGGGCAGGGGCGGGTCCCCACGGTCGCGCGCGCGCCCCTGGCCCAGGCGATCGACGACTTCTTCTCGTTCTCGGCCTGGGTCACCTCGCTCGGGCGCACGCCCGGCCAGCGCACGCTCGAGATCGCGGTGCGGCGCCCCTCGGAGGCCGTGGCGGCCGCCCTCGGGCTCGACGCGCACGAGAGGGCCGTCGAGCTGGTCCGGGTGCGCTCGATCGACGACGAGCCGGTGATGATCGAGCGCACCGCGTTCGTCGAACCGGTGGGGCGGCTGTTGTTCGACCTCGACCCCGACGGCGGATCGATCTTCGCCGGCCTCCTCGCGCGCGGGGTCGCCCTCGACCAGGGAGAGCACACGATCGACGCGATCGCCGCGGACGATCGGGATGCCGACGAGCTCGGCGTCGACGCCGGATCGCCGCTGCTCCGGGTTCGACGCGTCACGCGCTCCGACGAGGGCGAGGTCCTCGAGGTGTCCGACGACCGCTACCGCCCCGACCGCGCGGCCCTCATCCTCCACAACTCCCGAACGCGCGGCCCCTCCGGGCCGCACGCCTCACGCCGTATGACTCCGGAAGGTGCCCGATGA
- a CDS encoding TIGR03364 family FAD-dependent oxidoreductase, producing the protein MNTPSSSPRVDLVVVGAGIVGLAHAWHAVRAGLSVVVLDRDDRPVGASVRNFGHICTTAQAGIALTYAEAARAAWLELAEDAGIGVRETGTVVIARTDAEMAVLDEFAALRAGDLDLLTAAGVGERTGWATPGAVGGAFLPGDLRVDAPTAIPALVAHLIDLGVDVRFGENVLEIADDGVRTAAGWFPTAAVAVCIGHDVDRFFPAIALEAEVRRCRLRMIEIDPPRGVRIDPAIFTGTSLLRYAGFAETAAADDVRAEVAAADPDLLTHVVNLMATQRPDGRVVIGDTHHYERTLDPFDDETLDELLLDRFRRLFGVDQLRVRRRWRGVYAASARSPYLLASPRPGLGVASVTSGIGMTTALGFALDALERHGIL; encoded by the coding sequence GTGAACACCCCGTCCTCCTCGCCACGCGTCGACCTCGTCGTCGTCGGCGCCGGCATCGTCGGCCTCGCCCACGCGTGGCACGCGGTGCGCGCCGGACTCTCGGTCGTCGTGCTCGATCGCGACGACCGTCCCGTCGGCGCCAGCGTCCGCAACTTCGGCCACATCTGCACGACCGCGCAGGCGGGCATCGCCCTGACGTACGCCGAGGCCGCGCGCGCGGCGTGGCTGGAGCTCGCTGAAGACGCCGGGATCGGCGTCCGCGAGACGGGCACCGTCGTGATCGCGCGAACGGATGCCGAGATGGCGGTGCTGGACGAGTTCGCCGCCCTACGGGCGGGCGACCTCGATCTGCTCACGGCCGCGGGCGTGGGCGAGCGCACGGGCTGGGCGACGCCCGGGGCGGTCGGGGGAGCGTTCCTCCCCGGCGACCTGCGAGTCGATGCACCCACGGCGATCCCCGCGCTCGTCGCGCACCTCATCGACCTCGGAGTCGACGTGCGGTTCGGAGAGAACGTGCTCGAGATCGCCGACGACGGCGTGCGCACCGCCGCCGGGTGGTTTCCCACCGCTGCGGTCGCGGTGTGCATCGGTCACGACGTGGACCGCTTCTTCCCGGCCATCGCCCTCGAGGCGGAGGTCCGTCGCTGTCGACTGCGGATGATCGAGATCGACCCGCCCCGGGGCGTGCGCATCGACCCCGCGATCTTCACCGGCACCTCGCTCCTGCGCTACGCCGGGTTCGCCGAGACCGCGGCGGCGGACGATGTCCGCGCGGAGGTGGCGGCAGCCGACCCCGATCTCCTGACCCACGTCGTGAACCTCATGGCCACGCAGCGCCCCGACGGTCGCGTGGTCATCGGGGACACCCATCACTACGAGCGCACGCTCGACCCCTTCGACGACGAGACGCTCGACGAGCTGCTGCTCGACCGGTTCCGACGGCTCTTCGGCGTCGACCAGCTGCGCGTGCGGCGACGGTGGCGCGGGGTCTACGCCGCGAGCGCGCGCTCGCCGTATCTGCTGGCCTCTCCCCGGCCCGGTCTCGGCGTGGCCTCCGTGACCAGCGGGATCGGCATGACCACCGCGCTCGGCTTCGCCCTCGACGCGCTCGAGCGCCACGGCATCCTGTGA
- a CDS encoding ABC transporter substrate-binding protein yields the protein MLSFPSSTARRVARAVVTTAAVAAVAVSLSACSGASDAASGSMTLEQKQKATSAADFGGMDALVAAANAEGKLNVITLPPSWANYGKIIAGFQAKYPDIQIDSQNPNGSSADEVAAAQSQKGQDTAPDVFDIGTAVLSQNLDLVTPYKVSNWGDIPDDFKDPNGSWYYDYTGLMSIGYDSSVITTPPTSLADLLGPQYQGKVAIKGDPTQANEAASAVYFAALQSGGSVDDVSPGVDFFSKLKKAGNMLSVLPTQATVASGETPVVIQWSYNNLAWGPDGGSSGNPNWKTVVLPGVALGSYYNQAINVNAPHPAAARLWEEYLYSPEVQNLYLASGAYPSTLQAMMANGTVDQSVLKAVGEPPKNFVQLTSDQAAAAAKVLTAQWSSAIGG from the coding sequence ATGCTCTCCTTCCCCTCTTCGACGGCTCGACGCGTCGCGCGCGCCGTCGTCACCACGGCCGCGGTCGCCGCGGTCGCGGTCTCGCTGTCCGCGTGCTCCGGCGCGTCCGACGCCGCGAGCGGGTCGATGACCCTCGAGCAGAAGCAGAAGGCCACCAGCGCCGCCGACTTCGGCGGGATGGACGCGCTGGTCGCCGCGGCCAACGCCGAGGGCAAGCTGAACGTCATCACCCTTCCGCCGTCGTGGGCCAACTACGGCAAGATCATCGCCGGCTTCCAGGCGAAGTACCCCGACATCCAGATCGACTCGCAGAACCCCAACGGCTCCAGCGCCGACGAGGTCGCGGCCGCCCAGTCGCAGAAGGGGCAGGACACCGCCCCCGACGTGTTCGACATCGGCACCGCCGTGCTGAGCCAGAACCTCGACCTGGTCACGCCCTACAAGGTGTCGAACTGGGGCGACATACCCGACGACTTCAAGGACCCGAACGGTTCCTGGTACTACGACTACACGGGCCTGATGTCGATCGGCTACGACTCCTCGGTCATCACCACCCCGCCGACCTCGCTCGCGGACCTGCTCGGACCGCAGTACCAGGGCAAGGTCGCCATCAAGGGCGACCCCACCCAGGCGAACGAAGCCGCCAGCGCGGTGTACTTCGCGGCCCTGCAGAGCGGCGGGAGCGTCGACGACGTCAGCCCCGGCGTCGACTTCTTCTCGAAGCTGAAGAAGGCCGGCAACATGCTCTCGGTCCTGCCGACCCAGGCCACGGTCGCCTCGGGCGAGACCCCCGTCGTCATCCAGTGGAGCTACAACAACCTCGCGTGGGGACCGGACGGCGGGTCATCGGGCAACCCGAACTGGAAGACCGTCGTGCTCCCTGGCGTCGCGCTCGGCAGCTACTACAACCAGGCCATCAACGTCAACGCCCCGCACCCCGCGGCCGCGCGTCTGTGGGAGGAGTACCTCTACAGCCCCGAGGTGCAGAACCTGTACCTCGCGTCCGGTGCCTACCCCTCCACGCTGCAGGCGATGATGGCGAACGGCACGGTCGACCAGTCGGTGCTGAAGGCGGTCGGCGAGCCGCCGAAGAACTTCGTCCAGCTCACGAGCGACCAGGCCGCCGCCGCGGCGAAGGTGCTCACAGCGCAGTGGTCGTCGGCGATCGGCGGCTGA
- a CDS encoding ABC transporter permease — protein MTAASARIATAKVRSGAGTSRRRSRGWWGFSPFAVYVLLFLLIPTVLAVASGFFTADGAFTLANFSAFASPFIVSTFVNSLWLSAAVAGISAVLGALVCVALVSMNPDGWVRSVVDSACSALAQFGGIMLAFAFIALMGAQGVLTVWLKQTLGLDLNSLTPNGPLLYQVGGLIFPYVYFSVPLMVLTFLPALAALQTQWAEAAATLGAPRRVYWTRIAVPLLAPAFGGSTILVFASAFSSFATAAALIDQGGIVPLAIKQQLTSETIPGVANTAGVLALGMVVVMAAVMTLYAVLDRRARRWRR, from the coding sequence ATGACCGCCGCATCCGCACGGATCGCGACGGCGAAAGTCCGCTCCGGTGCCGGGACCTCCCGGCGCCGGAGCCGGGGCTGGTGGGGCTTCTCGCCCTTCGCCGTGTACGTGCTCCTCTTCCTCCTGATCCCCACCGTCCTCGCGGTCGCGAGCGGGTTCTTCACCGCCGACGGGGCGTTCACTCTCGCCAATTTCTCGGCGTTCGCCTCTCCCTTCATCGTCAGCACCTTCGTGAACTCCCTGTGGCTCTCGGCGGCCGTCGCCGGCATCTCCGCGGTCCTGGGTGCCCTCGTCTGCGTCGCGCTGGTGAGCATGAACCCCGACGGATGGGTGCGCTCGGTCGTCGATTCGGCGTGCAGCGCGCTCGCGCAGTTCGGCGGGATCATGCTGGCGTTCGCCTTCATCGCGCTCATGGGAGCGCAGGGCGTGCTCACCGTGTGGCTGAAGCAGACCCTCGGTCTCGACCTGAACTCGCTGACCCCCAACGGTCCGTTGCTCTACCAGGTGGGCGGGCTGATCTTCCCCTACGTCTACTTCTCGGTGCCGCTCATGGTGCTCACCTTCCTGCCCGCCCTCGCGGCCCTGCAGACGCAGTGGGCCGAAGCGGCCGCGACCCTCGGTGCCCCGCGCCGCGTGTACTGGACACGGATCGCCGTCCCCCTGCTCGCCCCGGCGTTCGGGGGGTCGACGATCCTCGTCTTCGCGAGCGCGTTCTCGTCCTTCGCCACCGCGGCCGCCCTCATCGACCAGGGCGGCATCGTGCCCCTCGCGATCAAGCAGCAGCTGACCAGCGAGACGATCCCCGGGGTGGCGAACACCGCGGGCGTCCTGGCGCTCGGAATGGTCGTCGTGATGGCTGCCGTCATGACGCTCTACGCGGTGCTCGATCGGCGTGCACGGCGGTGGCGGCGATGA
- a CDS encoding ABC transporter permease, producing MSRPVGAALGRTGATIVLALTGVAFALPLLALLLFTFRVSGSPNALTLAHYAALVDPAQEYTYDGLFRGLTNSLGICAVTVAIVLLVLVPTVLLVEMRYPAMRRVVEFVCLLPLTVPTVVLVVGFVPVYKVVSGAFGSAAWTLAFAIGVIVLPYAYRPIQANIAALDVVVLGEAARSLGAGVVPTVLRVILPNLRRGILSACLLTVAVVLGEFTIASFLSRSTFQTALFLLQQSDPYVAAIFSLAALAFVFVLLLVIGRLGSFRPSRRTP from the coding sequence ATGAGCCGGCCGGTGGGCGCGGCCCTCGGCCGCACGGGCGCGACGATCGTGCTCGCCCTGACGGGTGTCGCTTTCGCGCTTCCGCTCCTCGCGCTGCTGCTGTTCACGTTCCGCGTGTCCGGCAGTCCGAACGCCCTGACCCTCGCGCACTACGCGGCGCTCGTCGACCCCGCGCAGGAGTACACCTACGACGGCCTGTTCCGCGGCCTCACCAACTCGCTCGGCATCTGCGCCGTGACCGTCGCGATCGTGCTGCTCGTGCTCGTTCCGACGGTGCTCCTCGTCGAGATGCGCTACCCCGCGATGCGCCGCGTCGTGGAGTTCGTGTGCCTTCTCCCGCTCACCGTCCCCACGGTCGTGCTCGTCGTCGGCTTCGTGCCGGTGTACAAGGTGGTCTCGGGGGCCTTCGGCAGCGCCGCGTGGACACTGGCCTTCGCGATCGGCGTCATCGTGCTGCCCTACGCGTACCGCCCGATCCAGGCGAACATCGCGGCTCTCGACGTCGTCGTGCTCGGCGAGGCCGCGCGGTCGCTCGGTGCCGGTGTCGTCCCCACCGTGCTGCGCGTCATCCTGCCGAACCTGCGCCGCGGCATCCTGTCGGCCTGTCTGCTGACCGTGGCGGTCGTCCTCGGCGAGTTCACGATCGCATCGTTCCTCAGCCGGTCCACCTTCCAGACCGCGCTCTTCCTCCTGCAGCAGAGCGACCCCTACGTCGCGGCGATCTTCTCGCTCGCGGCCCTCGCCTTCGTCTTCGTGCTGCTGCTGGTCATCGGCCGCCTCGGCTCCTTCCGTCCCTCCCGGAGAACCCCATGA
- a CDS encoding ABC transporter ATP-binding protein, translating into MNVPLPPAPPVTGPSTATGMTATGMTVTGTAVSLRGIRKFFGAHAALRGVSLDVRPGEFVALLGPSGCGKTTLLRALSGLDRVDDGTISIDGVDVSRVPVEKRDIGMVFQSYSLFPHLTAAQNVEFGLRMRKVDAARRTVRVQEALDMVGLGDRGGRYAHELSGGQQQRVALARALVTRPRVLLLDEPLSALDAKVRVKLREQIRRIQRDLGITTVFVTHDQEEALAVADRVAVMNEGVIEQIGTPEDLYRRPVSPFVADFVGLSNVLDGVARGGEVEVCGHALPILGEPVDGPVQAFVRPEDILFTDAAGGMDATVVASSFLGSLRRTVVRAADGTLIAVQHDAADRREADDVVRLRFAGYPVVIRPR; encoded by the coding sequence ATGAACGTGCCTCTTCCTCCCGCCCCGCCGGTCACCGGCCCCTCGACCGCGACGGGGATGACCGCGACGGGGATGACCGTGACGGGGACCGCCGTGTCGCTGCGTGGCATCCGCAAGTTCTTCGGAGCCCACGCGGCCCTGCGCGGGGTGAGCCTCGACGTGCGCCCCGGTGAGTTCGTCGCCCTGCTCGGCCCGTCGGGGTGCGGCAAGACGACGCTCCTGCGGGCCCTGTCGGGACTCGACCGCGTCGACGACGGCACCATCTCGATCGACGGGGTCGATGTCTCCCGCGTGCCCGTCGAGAAGCGCGACATCGGCATGGTGTTCCAGTCGTACTCGCTGTTTCCGCACCTGACCGCCGCGCAGAACGTCGAATTCGGCCTCCGGATGCGCAAGGTCGACGCGGCCCGTCGGACCGTCCGCGTGCAGGAAGCGCTCGACATGGTCGGACTCGGCGACCGCGGCGGCCGGTACGCGCACGAGCTGTCCGGCGGTCAGCAGCAGCGCGTCGCGCTCGCCCGCGCCCTCGTCACCCGCCCGCGCGTGCTGCTGCTCGACGAACCGCTCTCGGCTCTGGACGCCAAGGTGCGCGTGAAGCTGCGCGAGCAGATCCGTCGTATCCAGCGCGATCTCGGCATCACCACCGTCTTCGTCACGCACGACCAGGAGGAGGCGCTCGCCGTCGCCGACCGCGTCGCGGTGATGAACGAGGGGGTCATCGAGCAGATCGGCACGCCGGAGGATCTCTACCGTCGGCCGGTCTCGCCCTTCGTCGCCGACTTCGTCGGGCTCAGCAACGTTCTCGACGGGGTCGCGCGCGGTGGAGAGGTCGAGGTGTGCGGCCACGCGCTGCCGATCCTCGGGGAACCCGTCGACGGGCCGGTGCAGGCCTTCGTGCGGCCCGAGGACATCCTCTTCACCGACGCCGCCGGCGGAATGGATGCCACCGTGGTGGCCTCGAGCTTCCTCGGGTCGCTGCGGCGAACCGTCGTGCGCGCGGCCGACGGCACGCTCATCGCTGTGCAGCACGACGCCGCCGACCGGCGCGAGGCGGATGACGTGGTGCGCCTGCGATTCGCGGGGTATCCGGTGGTGATCCGGCCGCGCTGA
- a CDS encoding primary-amine oxidase, translating into MTLTDPTSTAFVAPAVPAHPLASLIPEEITAVHAIVAGLDGIDEATRFAYVGLEEAPKGEVLAWERGESAFPERRARVQLLNLRTAHSLDLVVSLASGEVLRSTELDGSDGQLPILDAEFEEVGVIANESTEWVAALAARGLTTADVVLVPLSAGHYGYENEVGRRVLRTFAFRQDHPADHPWAHPVDGLTAYIDVADRRIIEIVDTPGFTVPETHGNFDDPELQGPPLEGLKPIVITQPEGSSFTVDGEHVTWGEWDLRIGFDTREGLILRQLSFAGRPVMYRGSISEMVVPYADPAPNRFWQNYFDTGEYLFGRYTNELELGCDCVGDITYVDAVLSDENGMPRTVRNAVCMHEEDFGTLWKHTDIFTGSSEVRRSRRLVISFFTTVGNYDYGFYWYLYLDGTIECEAKLTGILFTSGYPGEGYPYASEVAPGLGAPYHQHLFSARLDMTVDGVANVVNEIDAVRVPISPENPAGNAFTKKVTPITSEKVSGRVADGAVNRVWQIASTEKTTERGQATSYVLFPTETPVLLADDASSIAARAAFATKNLFVTKYDPDERYAAGDFVNQHPGGAGIPAFIAGDEPLVGEDLVLWHTFGLTHFPRNEDWPVMPMDYAKFTLKPYNFFERNPVLNVPAPADTHCAPGAHADGHGHGPHADEATGAHGHDHSAHGHDGHGDAHHC; encoded by the coding sequence ATGACCCTCACCGACCCGACCTCCACCGCCTTCGTCGCCCCCGCGGTGCCGGCCCACCCCCTGGCATCCCTGATCCCGGAAGAGATCACCGCCGTGCACGCGATCGTCGCCGGCCTCGACGGCATCGACGAGGCCACGCGCTTCGCGTATGTCGGCCTCGAAGAGGCGCCCAAGGGCGAGGTTCTCGCGTGGGAGCGCGGAGAGTCGGCCTTCCCCGAGCGCCGCGCCCGCGTGCAGCTGCTGAACCTGCGCACGGCGCACTCCCTCGACCTCGTCGTCTCGCTCGCGAGCGGAGAGGTGCTGCGCTCCACCGAGCTCGACGGCTCCGACGGGCAGCTGCCGATCCTCGACGCGGAGTTCGAGGAGGTCGGCGTGATCGCGAACGAGAGCACCGAGTGGGTCGCCGCGCTCGCCGCGCGCGGCCTCACGACCGCCGACGTCGTGCTCGTGCCGCTCTCGGCCGGCCATTACGGCTACGAGAACGAGGTGGGACGCCGCGTGCTGCGCACCTTCGCGTTCCGGCAGGACCACCCCGCCGATCATCCGTGGGCGCACCCCGTCGACGGGCTCACCGCCTACATCGACGTCGCCGACCGCCGCATCATCGAGATCGTCGACACCCCCGGCTTCACCGTGCCCGAGACGCACGGCAACTTCGACGATCCCGAGCTCCAGGGGCCGCCGCTCGAGGGGCTGAAGCCCATCGTCATCACGCAGCCCGAGGGGTCGAGCTTCACCGTCGACGGCGAGCACGTCACGTGGGGCGAGTGGGACCTGCGCATCGGCTTCGACACCCGCGAGGGACTCATCCTTCGCCAGCTGTCCTTCGCCGGCCGCCCGGTGATGTACCGCGGCTCGATCAGCGAGATGGTCGTGCCCTACGCCGACCCCGCGCCCAACCGCTTCTGGCAGAACTACTTCGACACCGGCGAGTACCTTTTCGGCCGGTACACGAACGAACTCGAGCTCGGCTGCGACTGCGTCGGCGACATCACCTACGTCGACGCCGTGCTGTCGGATGAGAACGGGATGCCGCGCACCGTCCGCAACGCCGTGTGCATGCACGAGGAGGACTTCGGCACCCTCTGGAAGCACACCGACATCTTCACGGGTTCGAGCGAGGTGCGCCGCTCGCGGCGTCTGGTCATCTCGTTCTTCACCACCGTCGGCAACTACGACTACGGCTTCTACTGGTACCTGTACCTCGACGGCACCATCGAGTGCGAGGCCAAGCTCACCGGCATCCTGTTCACCTCCGGATACCCGGGAGAGGGCTACCCGTACGCCTCGGAGGTGGCACCGGGCCTGGGCGCGCCGTATCACCAGCACCTCTTCTCGGCGCGGCTCGACATGACCGTCGACGGGGTCGCGAACGTCGTGAACGAGATCGACGCGGTCCGCGTGCCGATCTCGCCCGAGAACCCCGCCGGCAACGCGTTCACGAAGAAGGTCACGCCGATCACCAGCGAGAAGGTGTCGGGGCGGGTCGCCGACGGCGCCGTGAACCGCGTGTGGCAGATCGCGTCGACCGAGAAGACGACGGAGCGGGGACAGGCGACCTCGTACGTGCTGTTCCCCACCGAGACCCCGGTGCTGCTGGCCGACGACGCGTCGTCGATCGCCGCCCGCGCGGCGTTCGCCACGAAGAACCTCTTCGTCACGAAGTACGACCCCGACGAGCGGTACGCCGCGGGAGACTTCGTCAACCAGCACCCTGGCGGCGCCGGCATCCCCGCGTTCATCGCCGGTGACGAGCCCCTCGTCGGCGAAGACCTCGTGCTCTGGCACACGTTCGGCCTCACGCACTTCCCGCGCAACGAGGACTGGCCGGTCATGCCGATGGACTACGCGAAGTTCACGCTCAAGCCGTACAACTTCTTCGAGCGGAACCCCGTACTGAACGTGCCGGCCCCGGCGGACACGCACTGCGCGCCCGGTGCCCACGCCGACGGACACGGGCACGGACCACACGCGGATGAGGCGACCGGCGCGCACGGTCATGACCACAGCGCGCACGGTCACGACGGGCACGGCGACGCGCACCACTGTTGA